GGtgagaagagtccctgaagaggggtgGAGGGTAGGAGGAATGAAAAGGAACTGAAATGGATGGAGTGACCTGTGGAAATCACCTTCAGGACCCATCTGTCCAGGGTGACAAGCTCCTAGAAGTGTAGAAAATGAGAGAGATGATGCCAAAAAAGGTGGAGAGAGGATAggtgcagcatgggatctggaGTGGGAAAGAGTTTTTGACCCTTGGCCAATAGCTCAAAATAGTCATTTTGAAGATTTTGTTGACTGGGAAGTAGCTGTAGAAGATGGCCCTTTCTTAGTAAACCTGGGCTTTTTCCTAGGGGTGTTCAGCCATTCTTATGGGAAAGTTGTAGTCTGGGCTACACCATTCAGCTGACTGTGACCTActgtattttctccctgtgcatAGGTGCATAGATGCCCAGAGATTGTAGTGTTGCCCAGGGTCTTTCAGAGAATGAAGGGTCCAGTCTATGGCATCACTGAACAGCTTGGGCCCCTCAAAGGGACATATTATATTATATACTTCCCAGGAGAGAGTGGAAGACCACAGCCAGGAAGCTTGGTGCATGTTTACTGCCATAGCCATGGACCATGCAGCTGGATCAGCAGCATCGAACAAGGCCTGGAGATATGCCTTGGCAGTTGTCTGGCCTTTTGTTGTGAGAGCTTGAAATTGTTCCTTCTAATCCTAAAACTGCTGTTCAATAAAAGATGTAAACATTGAAAAGTGTATTAAATCACATTTTTTCCATCAGGGCTTGGTAACTGGCTACTCTTAACTGAAAAGATGCTGAAGACAGCTTTTGCTGAGGAGTAACTCTTGCAGTAATTTTAGCCCCTAGTCAGATGGCATTGAGCAGGACCAATGTTGCCTGTTCCATTCGTTAATGGCCTCAAGAACCAGGGAGTTGGGCATAGGGTGGGATAAAAAATTACTCCCAGCCTCTGGATGGGATGTGGTATTCTTTGTCAGCCTGTTTGCATATAGGCAGTAGGGTAAATGAAGTTTGCCACACTGTATGTGCTGGAACCAGCAGAATATTGTTGATGGGCAAGGTTATTTTGCCCTGAGGAGATGAATGAAGGATGTCAAACAGAGAATGTTGTGTTTCCTGTATTTCCTCTAACACAGTAGGTAAGTTCTCTTCTATGTAGGGTCTTGAAAGGCCTTGAAATGATTCATGTTGTAGGAGGGGGGAAATTTTGATAGCCCAGAGCCCAGGAACATGCCTAAACCACTGCCTGCAGCTGGAATACCAATTGTTATGTTCATTGCTGAAAGCAGCTAGAAaggctgtttctgaagctttagCACAACTTAATAGACcaagaggggatgggggaagtgaGTGATCACGAGGAGTAAACACGAACCTGTGCCCTCCTGACTTGAGCTTTTTCCGAAGCATATGGTTTCGCAAGATGGAAAGGCTGGCAATAGTTAACTATTGCTACATAAAATGCATCTGGTTAACTGCTAGAAAATTCCCTGCCTGACAGGCTGGAAAACTCCACACTTCACTTAGCTTCTGCTCAGTAGTTTTCTTGATGAACAAACTATGTAATACTAACAAATTGGGTATAATAAGAAGAAATCTGGGCTCGGTGGACACTTGAACATTTGGACACTTGGACACCTCTCAAATTCCTCGGCAGATAGAAAACTGGTCACTGGACAGCTACAGAAATCCACTCAAGACCTCCTCAAGACCCTGGATAAATATGAATCTGGGGTTAATTTGGGGTGctttactaacctgttgtggatGTGTTTAAGTGCTGGAGACTAATTAAAGTAGAAGCTTTGAGTGAAAGCAGTTTTGTTTGTCTGCTTGCATCAACTATCTATCGGCCAGATGGGCcatgtttccattgatttatttcctgccatcacctcacaaacagggaagtgaccaagagctttgggttcagCAAAACCATTGTAAGATGGTGGGGGAGACATGTCAACCTCATTTGGTGAAGAGGGGAAGGTGGTGTTTCTTCTCTCTCAGATGGCTCTTGCTTCTCTGCAAGACACTGCGGTGAAGCAGGGGCCAAGGGCAATGGTTGTTGCTCTAGATGTGCCCTCTTACAAGATAGTATAGAACACATTGCCGATAAACCCATTGTGGTGGCACATAAGGGAAGGAGCAGGTCCCAAAGGTTGTCCTTGTCAGGGCTGCTGGGTAGATATCCTGCTGGGAGTTTCTTCCTTAAGGTTTACATCAAAGGAGGGAGGCTGGAAGGTAGAGCAACCTTGTACAGACACCTCAGAGGGGCAAGTGGTGTTAATACAGGTAGTTTAGTCAGTACAAGGGTCTGGAGAGATTCCTCTAATTGCATCGGTACAAAAGGTCAATAGCTGGTTGGTTAATGAGACAGTACCAGAGGTTGTGTCAGTACTAACTGGAAACGTCTCTGAGTACCCTCTAAAAGTTTGTGTGGGACTGCTGATCATGTCAGTACTGCAGGGTGAGTCACTGTAGGTGAAGATGGTAGGATTATGGGGTAAGTAGAGTCAGGAAGGTGAGTTGGCATCAGTGTTTCTCATTGCCTTCTCCAGGATTCGAAGGTCTTCAACGAATAGGAATCATAACAGTACTGGGGACTCTGAATAGGGAACCTCAGGAGTCAGAACGTTGGGTGGCATAACAGACAGTACCAACCTTCATAACTGACTACAGAAGATGGTACcaacagtgatttcagcttggcTCTGGAGTCTTTGTGTTTTGAAGACACTGAAACCAGTAATGATTCCAGTGCTGCTCTAGGTTGTTTACCTGACAGCTTCTTGGGTACATGGCATGGTCTTCTTGGCTGGTGCCATAGTCCCAGTCTTGGAGAGGACAGGAGTCTCAGCAGAGATCCAGACCAAGGGAGTGACTTTCTCCTTCTCTTATCCCATTGTGGAGAACAGGGATCTTTTCATCTTTGAGAGTATGGATGGTTCTGAAGGAGTCCTGGGGTCTTTTCTTACCATCACAGCAGAGACAATTGCTGGTGCTCTTGGAGCCACAAGATCCAAGATACAGCGGGAGAGTTGGACCCTATGGGTCCATCAACAAGACTTTTAGTTTTTCCTCCCTCTGTTCCTTtgaactgcttttaaaatcttaGAGATCTTACATTTGGAGTATATGTGGGTCTCTCCAAGGCAGAAGAGGCAACCTGAACATCTGTCGATGTGGTGGAAAGAACTTAGGCAGGTCTGGCAGGGTTCGAAGCCCAGGGTCTTGGGTATAACCCATTCTCTAGGTTCCTGATGAAAGTctgagaaaaaaataacaaagatcCAGATCACGTAAATTAAGAGAatggaactctctctctctctctgtctctctcacacacacacttgtactgaataataaataatgaataacaataaaataaaatataataataataataattaataataatccaaagaaagaaaataaaagaataaacagGAGAGGTAGCAAAGTCTGTAGCTAGCTAATGGACACTGTGATGCTCTGTCTGAAGCTAccagcagttgagaaggaactccACCCACTACCTATGTTCCATCACACTAAAGTACAAGGGTGCCTGTGGTACAGACGCAGATCCGCAGACACAGCTGACAAAGTCTCTGATCAGAAGTGCCAGGGTGCGTATTGATTCTTATATGGAACACCCATTGGGACACCACTCAGAACAGATGATGTAGGCGGGAAGAGAATGAAGTGTTGCATAGTAGAATATACCACAGTTGCCACTGAAAAAATATTATTGATCATAGGTTCGTACTATAAGTATAGGAAAAAATTAAGGTTTCTCTGTCTGACAGTTAGCAACTGCTGAATTGTGAAAGGTGGCTTGTGTGCATTAAAGTATTTACTTCTACATTCTTGACAATTTCTCTGTTACAAAGAGAAATCTTATTGCCAGTGACCAGACTGAGGCTTTGGCTGAGTGCTGGCAGGAACAAGCTGGAAGGAAACCTCTCTCAGGCAGCAAGTTCATAATGAAATTATTGCTCTGATGCAGAGCTGTATGAACTGATAAGAAAATAACCATCTCTCAAACTTCATTTTTCAATAATTCTGAATTATTTCTTTAGGCAAGTGGTAAAAAAGAATGTGATggcttaaaaacaataaaaatattatatcTATATAAGATGCATGCAGAGAAATTAAAATTGCAGCCAAACAGCTGATACCACGTATGTGTTCCACAGCTTAATTAAATCTCTCAAACATAGTTTTTATCAAGTGACGGAAGTCACgaaggagagagagatttaaaatttAGTCAACATTAAAGAAAACACTAGCTTTCCTAAACTGTTTGCCTTACAATGTTATGTGTTCTAATAGTTTTCACTAAATTGTCACAATTGTTGAAAAGGTCCAAGAAATAAAACCCAGCTGCaaatgttcttatttttttaaatgttcagtttgCTATTAATGTGAGAAGAGTTGGCCCAAACCACTAGTTTTTGAATTATAAAATTTTCACAAAGAACAATGTCAGTCCATAAATTGCAATAGGCAAACTTTACAATGTCTGCATACTCATGTCAGAAAAGTATGCAAAAATTCAAATAAAGCTTATCCAAATACTAGAACTTCTCAGGCCAGATTCTTATCTCAATAACACTAGTGTTGATCCAGTTTTACTCAATaaaaaagtcagtggagttaatcTGGATTAACACGACTGTAACTGAGATTAAAATCTAGCAATTTATACACGGAATTTGGACCCTAATTATGTAAACATAAATGTATTCACATTAGCCTGATTGAACTtagtggaactactcatatgaaaaaatgtacatttgtctAAGTACGGCCTTAGGTTAGAGTGTGGCCTTTCGCTGAAAAACTCAAGAGAACAGACTTTGTCCTAAGATTTCCAtcatattttattctttattagtCCAGAAAGCAactataaaaacactttctcttCTGTTGTTTCAGTGCTGACCCAGACCCAAAAACATGGAGATGTGTACAAAGgacaaataatgaaaaattaaaccttcaaaaagaaaaaaaaagagtttggaAGTGATTCTTACATTAAACAAGCCCATCGAAACTTCCCTTCCCAGAATAACAGGGCTTATTATGAAACTGACAGGGTGAATCTCACCTCAGTTCAAAAGGTGCGCTGCTATAAATCTGTGGCTAGACTCCTTGCCAGCTTGACCTCTGCTGCTCCTCTGGGTCTAGTGTGTGTAGCACATAGACTATAATCCTTATGCCTTCCTGGATGCAGTGTCCACAGTTTTGGTCCTAAATCTCTGTCTCTTCAGTCGGAGAACAAATTAACCAAACTCCAAAAATAAGAGACAGGGTCTGCCTGGTTTTTAAACTCTCCTTTCCCAAAATTCAGCTACCAGAGTGGCCTTGCATTACCCAATAGGGCTATTGTTTCTGTCTTTCATGTGGTTACCACTACTATGGTGTATCTGAGtctagaaaaagaaaatattttgtacttaggctatgtctacactacggaataaggtcgaatttatagaagtcggttttttagaaatcggttttatatattcgagtgtgtgtgtccccacagaaaatgctctaagtgcattaagtgcattaactcggcggagcgcttccacagtaccgaggctagagtcgacttccggagcgttgcactgtgggtagctatcccacagttcccgcagtctccgctgcccattggaattctgggttgagatcccaatgcctgatggggctaaaacattgtcgcgggtggttctgggtacatatcgtcaggcccccgttccctccctccctccatgaaagcaagggcagacaatcgtttcgcaccttttttcctgagttacctgtgcagacgccataccacggaaagcatggagcccgctcaggtaaccgtcaccctatgtctcctgggtgctggcagacgcggtacggcattgctacacagtagcagcaaccccttgccttgtggtagcagacggtacagtacgactggtagccgtcatcgtcatgtccgaggtgctcctggccacgtcggctgggagcgcctgggcagacatgggtgcagggactaaatttggagtgacttgaccaggtcattctctttagtcccagtcagtcctattgaaccgtcttatggtgagcgggcaggcgatacggactgctagcagtcgtactgtaccatcttctgccgagcagccatgagatgtggatggcatgcagtccttctgcaccgtctgctgccagccaaagatgtaaaagatagatggagtgggtcaaaacaagaaatagaccagatttgttttgtactcatttgcttccccccctcccctgtctaggggattcattcttctaggtcacactgcagtcactcacagagaaggtgcagcgaggtaaatctagccatgtatcaatcagaggccaggctaaccttcttgttccaataagaacgataacttaggtgcaccatttcttattggaaccctccgtgaagtcccgcctgaaatactccttgatgtaaagacaccccctttgttgattttagctccctgaagccaaccctgtaagccgtgtcctcagtcgcccctcccggcgtcagagcaacggcaaacaatcgggcatctgagagtgctgtccagagcagttacaatggagcactctgatggggctaaaacattgtcacgggtggttctgggtacgtatcgtcaggcccccgttccctccctccctccgtgaaagcaagggcagacaatcatttcgcgccttttttcctgagttacctgtgcagacgccataccacggcaagcatggagcccgctcaggtaactgtcaccctatgtctcctgggtgcttgcagacgtggtacggctttgctacacagaagcagcaacccattgccttctggcagcagatggtgcaatacgactggtagtcgtcctcgtcgtgtccgaggtgctcctggccacgtcggctgggagcgcctgggcagacatgggtgcagggactaaatttggagtgacttgaccaggtcattctctttagtcctgcagtcagtcctattgaaccgtcttatggtgagcgggcaggcgatatggactgctagcagtcgtactgtaccatcttctgccaggcaagcaagagatgaggatggctagcagtcgtactgtaccatcttctgccgagcagccatgagatgtggatggcatgcagtccttctgcaccgtctgctgccagccaaagatgtaaaagatagatggagtgggtcaaaacaagaaatagaccagatttgttttgtactcatttgcttccccccctcccctgtctaggggattcattcttctaggtcacactgcagtcactcacagagaaggtgcagcgaggtaaatctagccatgtatcaatcagaggccaggctaaccttcttgttccaataagaacgataacttaggtgcaccatttcttactggaaccctccgtgaagtcctgcctgaaatactccttgatgtaaagacaccccctttgttgattttagctccctgaagccaaccctgtaagccatgtcgtcagtcgcccctccctccatcagagcaacggcagacaatcgttccgcgccttttttctgtgcggatgccataccaaggcaagcatggaggccgctcagctcactttggcaattaggagcacattaaacaccacacgcattatccagcagtatatgcagcaccagaacctggcaaagcgacaccgggcgaggaggcgacgtcagcgcggtcacgtgagtgatcaggacatggacacagatttctctgaaagcatgggccctgccaatgcatgcatcatggtgctaatggggcaggttcatgctgtagaacgccgattctgggctcgggaaacaagcacagactggtgggaccgcatagtgttgcaggtctgggacgattcccagtggctgcgaaactttcgcatgcgtaagggcactttcatggaactttgtgacttgctttcccctgccctgaggcgcatgaataccaagatgagagcagccctcacagttgagaagcgagtggcgatagccctgtagaagcttgcaacgccagacagctaccggtcagttgggaatcaatttggagtgggcaaatctactgtgggggctgctgtgatgcaagtagcccacgcaatcaaagatctactgatatcaagggtagtgaccctgggaaatgtgcaggtcatagtgcatggctttgctgcaatgagaaaaggagtacttgtggcatcttagagactaaccaatttatttgagcatgagctttcgtgagctacagctcacttcatcggatgcataccgtggaaactgcagcagacttatatacacacagagaatatgaaacaatgcctccgcccaccccactgtcctgctggtaatagcttatctaaagtgatcatcaggttgggccatttccagcacaaatccaggttttctcaccctccacccccccaaccccccacaaattcactctccttctggtgatagcccatccaaagtgacagctctttacacaatgtgcatgataatcaagttgggccatttcctgcacaaatccaggttctctcaccccctcacccctctcccaaaaaccacacacaaactttctctcctgctggtaatagctcatgctcaaataaattggttagtctctaaggtgccacaagtactccttttctttttgcgaatacagactaacacggctgttactctgaaactttgctgcaatgggattccctaactgtggtggggctatagacagaacccatatccctatcttggcaccagagcaccaagccgccgagtacataaaccgcaaggggtacttttcgatagtgctgcaagctctggtggatcacaagggacgtttcaccaacatcaacgtgggatggccgggaaaggtgcatgatgctcgcatcttcaggaactctggtctatttcaaaagctgcaggaagggactttattcccagaccagaaaataactgttggggatgttgaaatgcctatatgtatccttggggacccagcctgccccttaatgccatggctcatgaagccgtacacaggcagcctggacagtagtcaggagctgttcaactacaggctgagcaagtgcagaatgttggtagaatgtgcatttggacgtttaaaggcgcgctggcgcagtttactgactcgcttagacctcagcgaaaccaatattcccactgttattactgcttgctgtgtgctccacaatatctgtgagagtaagggggagacgtttatggcggggtgggaggttgaggcaaatcacctggctgctggttacgcgcagccagacaccagggcggttagaagagcacaggagggcgcggtacgcatcagagaagctttgaaaaccagtttcatgactggccaggctacggtgtgaaagttctgtttgtttctccttgatgaaaccccccgccccttggttcactctgcttccctgtaagctaaccacccgcccctcctcccttcaatcaccgcttgcagaggcaataaagtcattgttgcttcacattcatgcattctttattcattcatcacacaaatagggggatgagtaccaaggtagcccaggaggggtggtggaggagggaaggaaaatgccacacagcactttaagcacagcactttaaaagtttacaactttaaaatttattgaatgacagccttcttttttttgggcaatcctctgtggtggagtggctggttggccggaggcccccccaccgcgttcttgggcgtctgggtgtggaggctatggaacttggggaggagggcggttggttacagaggggctgcagtggcagtctgtgctccagctgcctttgctgcagctcaaccatacactggagcatactggtttggtcctgcagcagcctcagcattgaatcctgcctcctctcatcacgctgccgccacatttgagcttcagccctgtcttcagcccgccacttactctcttcagcccgccacctctcctcccggtcattttgtgctttcctgcactctgacattatttgcctccacgcattcgtctgtgctctgtcagtgtgggaggacagcatgagctcggagaacatttcatcgcgagtgcgttttttttttctttctaagcttcactagcctctgggaaggagaagatcctgtgatcactgaaacacatgcagctggtggagaaaaaaaaagggacaacggtatttaaaaagacacattttataaaacagtggctacactctttcagggtaaatcttgctgttaacattacatacatagcacatgtgcttttgttacaaggtcgcattttgcctcctcccaccacgtgactaccccctcaaccttcccccctccctgtggctaacagcggggagcatttctgtttagccacaggcaaacagcccagcaggaatgggctcctctgagtgtcccctgaagaaaagcactctatttcaaccaggtgaccatgaattatatctcactctcctgaggataacacagagagataaagaacggatgttgtttgaatgccagcaaacatacactgcaatgctttgttctacaatgattcccgagaacgtgttactggcctggagtggtaaagtgtcctaccatgaaggacgcaataaggctgccctccccagaaaccttttgcaaaggctttaggactacatctaggagaaccgcaaatggcagggcaaagtaatcctttcacatgcttgcttttaaaccatgtatagtattttaaaaggtacactcaccagaggtcccttctccgcctgctgggtccaggaggcagccttgggtgggttcggggggtactggctccaggtctagggtgagaaacagttcctggctgtcgggaaaaccggtttctccgcttgcttgctgtgagctatctacaacctcctcctcatcatcatcttcttcgtcccccaaacctgcttccgtattgcccccatctccattgaaggagtcaaacaacacggctggggtagtggtggctgaaccccctaaaatggcatgcagctcatcatagaagtggcatgtttgtggctctgacccagagcggctgttcgcctctctggttttctggtaggcttgcctcagctccttcagtttcacatggcactgcttcgggtccctgttatggcctctgtccttcatgccctgggagattttgacaaaggttttggcatttcgaaaactggaacggagttctgatagcacggattcctctccccagacagcgatcagatcccgtacctcccgttcggtccatgctggagctcttttgcgattctgggactccatcacggtcacctgtgctgatgagctctgcatggtcacctgcagcttgccacgctggccaaacaggaaatgagattcaaaagttcgcggttcttttcctgtctacctggccagtgcatctgagttgagagtgctgtccagagtggtcagaatggagcactctgggatagctcccggaggccaataccatcgaattgtgtccacaataccccaaattcgagccggcaacgtcgatttaagcgctaatccacttgtcaggggtggagtaaggaaatcgattttaagagccctttaagtcgaaataaagggctttattgtgtggacgggtgcaggtttacatcgatttaacgctgctaaattcgacctaaagtcctagtgtagaccagggcttagaatatttttttaaatatatatctgAAAACAGACAAGGGATGGATGTGTGCAAAACCCAAAGCCACTCTCCACACATCTGGTGCTTAAGGAGGAGAGTTGCCTTAGTATTTTTACTCTAGTCTCatgaaacattttacaaatgcaCTCTCAATGGGTGAAGGGTAGTGGCTGTAAAATATTTCACGGTTGGAATAAATAGACTCCTGGCCCACCATCACACCTCACACACCTGTGCTAAGACACACACACTGATTCTTCTTCACTATGGTCAGGCCCTTCTTTGTATTACTGCAAATGAAGAACGTAATCTCAGTTTTTGTATATACTAAATAGATTAACTCTGTCTCCTTGAAACCAGGAATGTCCCTGTTTGCAATGCCTAGTCTTTTCAGTTTTACAGAAATCAGATGTTTTGTCCCGGTTTTGGTAAACTGGAGAAGACTGGCATACCCAAAGAGCCACATGTCAGTTGAGTTGGTGAAGATGATTAGCAGGCTGGGTAAGCACATATGAATCTCAGAGCCCACCCTATGTCCATTATGCAGTAGTGTTGCTACCCTTTCCTTGATAAATCTGCACTTCTGGATTTAGATGTCTAACTTTAGACCCTAAAATTTGATGCTGACTCTCTCTGTGGTCTTTGTCAGGTTACATAGCCAAAATATTCAAAGCTGGGATTGATCCTTGCTCAGTCCTTTGTGCCATACTATCTCTCATGCTACTATGGTGCCCCTCTTTGTGGCCAGAGAACACGGTGGCTGCTCAGGAAAGcagctggctctgccacaggcctgtaGCTAGTAGAGAGCTTGCAAAGTCCCTACTGCCATATACAGTAGCCTGATTGGCATCACCaccttttcatcttggaaaagaggagactaatggGGATATGATAGggttatataaaatcatgagtggtgtggagaaagtgaataaggaaaagttatttacttgttcccataatataagaactagggatcaccaaatgaaattaatgggcagcaggtttaaaacaaataaagggaagtttttcttcactcagcgcacagtcaatctgtggaactccttgcctgaggaggttgtgaagattaggactataacaaggtttaaaagagaactggataaattcatggaggttaagtccattaatggctattagccaggatgggtaaggaatggtgtccctagcctctat
The nucleotide sequence above comes from Caretta caretta isolate rCarCar2 chromosome 1, rCarCar1.hap1, whole genome shotgun sequence. Encoded proteins:
- the LOC125637507 gene encoding myb/SANT-like DNA-binding domain-containing protein 2, which codes for MQSSSAQVTVMESQNRKRAPAWTEREVRDLIAVWGEESVLSELRSSFRNAKTFVKISQGMKDRGHNRDPKQCHVKLKELRQAYQKTREANSRSGSEPQTCHFYDELHAILGGSATTTPAVLFDSFNGDGGNTEAGLGDEEDDDEEEVVDSSQQASGETGFPDSQELFLTLDLEPVPPEPTQGCLLDPAGGEGTSAACVSVITGSSPSQRLVKLRKKKKTHSR